The following proteins come from a genomic window of Plectropomus leopardus isolate mb chromosome 11, YSFRI_Pleo_2.0, whole genome shotgun sequence:
- the c11h12orf73 gene encoding protein BRAWNIN, with protein sequence MPAGVSWPRYLRMLSASILAMFAGAQAVHMYYLPDLSIPEIPPKPGELKTELRGYKIREEATAALQQLKTEQKVD encoded by the exons ATGCCGGCCGGTGTGTCTTGGCCTCGGTACCTGAGGATGTTAAGTGCCAGTATACTGGCCATGTTTGCAGGAGCACAGGCAGTCCACATGTACTACCTACCTGATCTG agtATACCAGAGATCCCACCAAAGCCAGGGGAGCTGAAGACAGAGCTGCGGGGCTACAAAATCAGAGAAGAAGCTACTGCTGCGTTACAGCAActgaaaacagaacaaaaggtGGACTGA